The Podospora bellae-mahoneyi strain CBS 112042 chromosome 7, whole genome shotgun sequence genome includes a window with the following:
- a CDS encoding hypothetical protein (EggNog:ENOG503NXY3; COG:Q), with amino-acid sequence MTPLLVLLALSLLLIYLLSPLLSRDPLPGPLYARLTSLILKYHEFTATRTTYIHSLHLRYGPVVRIAPNEVAFASAAAAKEIYCSNGSGYDKTEWYDLFKVYDRRTMFTTLGKSEHAKRKRLLADRYANSNIMKGGVMEGIKQRARTFGELCGQGGKEGKVLHAYAFDCVTLHLFHPHSTNSLTDPKDSEIMLEVTFDSSLQNRLLSHYSPLLHRLLNTFMVSILSLKPRETPLADSFVLNTAAQPHASPFTLLHRLHSQSSLGQIDIAAESLDHMAAGIDTTGDALCFLIWELSRPSSLIYQQTLQAELRSASPDTPFDQLPYLDAAVMEGLRMFPAIPMSLPRYAPPGRTAIIDSYKIPPGTIVSCQPLSVQRLGPEKGGTFPEPDRFWPERWLKSEGETQAEFEERDRVMKKGFMAFGMGGRGCIGKHLALAEMKCLLREVYTRFRTLPDERMRAEEMEQADLLVSSRPAGQRCLVRFERLEA; translated from the exons ATGACacctctcctcgtcctcctcgccctctccctcttgcTCATCTACCTCTTATCTCCCCTCCTTTCCAGAGACCCCCTACCAGGTCCCCTCTACGCCCGCCTAACCTCCCTCATTCTCAAATACCACGAGTTCACCGCCACACGAACCACCTACATccactccctccacctccgctACGGCCCCGTAGTCCGCATCGCCCCCAACGAAGTTGCTTTTGCTTCGGCTGCTGCCGCAAAAGAAATCTACTGCAGCAATGGGAGCGGCTACGACAAGACCGAGTGGTATGATTTGTTCAAGGTGTATGACCGGCGAACAATGTTCACTACCTTGGGGAAGAGTGAGCATgcaaagagaaagagatTGCTGGCGGATCGGTATGCGAATAGTAATATtatgaaggggggggttatgGAGGGGATCAAGCAGCGGGCGAGGACGTTTGGGGAGTTGTGTGGACaggggggaaaggaggg AAAAGTCCTCCACGCCTACGCCTTCGACTGCGtaaccctccacctcttccacccacactcaaccaactccctcaccgacCCCAAAGACTCGGAAATCATGCTCGAAGTCACCTTTGACAGCTCCCTCCAAAACCGGCTCCTGAGCCAttactcccccctcctccaccgcctcctcaacaccttcaTGGTCAGCATCCTCTCTCTCAAACCCCGTGAAACCCCCCTAGCCGACTCCTTCGTcctcaacaccgccgcccaaCCCCACGCCTCCCctttcaccctcctccaccgcctccactCACAGTCCTCCCTCGGACAGATCGACATCGCGGCCGAATCCCTAGACCACATGGCGGCAGGAATCGACACTACAGGCGACGCGCTCTGTTTTCTAATCTGGGAACTATCCCGACCTTCTTCTCTCATCTATCAACAGACCCTCCAAGCGGAACTCCGCTCCGCCTCCCCTGACACCCCGTTTGACCAACTCCCCTACCTCGACgcggcggtgatggaagGACTGAGGATGTTTCCCGCCATTCCCATGAGTCTGCCAAGATATGCACCACCAGGCAGAACCGCCATCATTGACAGTTACAAAATACCCCCCGGCACAATCGTCAGCTGTCAACCCCTCAGCGTCCAACGATTAGGTCCAGAAAAGGGCGGGACTTTCCCTGAACCGGACCGCTTCTGGCCGGAACGATGGCTAAAATCCGAGGGGGAGACACAAgcggagtttgaggagagggatagggtgatgaagaaggggttCATGGcttttgggatgggggggagggggtgtatTGGGAAGCATCTTGCGCTGGCGGAGATGAAGtgtttgttgagggaggtgtaCACCAGGTTTAGGACGTTGCCGGATGAGAGGATGAGagcggaggagatggagcagGCGGATTTGTTGGTTAGTAGTCGCCCGGCTGGGCAGAGGTGTTTGGTTAGGTTTGAGAGGCTGGAAGCGTGA
- a CDS encoding hypothetical protein (COG:O; EggNog:ENOG503P31K), whose amino-acid sequence MLNRIISETETPVPSSASLEEEWTTATALADKHSRTLLSIDCAEHPTHCEIQPSMTFPSIFLLQANKPPVKYLGPLLSKSLNNFLSRSTRLQPTPLTQVDDLAKFKTSDETVFILFLPRPQEFVTSVYEDLAQKYKNEFTFGTVVGVDELLKKERVDLELKGVLVVYKPLDGETEKLDLTTVNSGVDEVEKFIKESSRLSITDLSPWNHPRLLELQKPLVYLFAPTPSARDNLRSQYLRFAKDYYQQFVSILVDPHLFPDLMPQLGLLDTTRFPAGAVRLVAEDKIYPYPQTEEMTLGRVQGWGMRIWQGGVEAWVPGGGEKKGGDSGIRIQGKVGTKRKVTVGGGGWGKGKGKIPTIPGVRINIPGVRRDEL is encoded by the exons ATGTTGAACAGGATCATATCCGAGACTGAAACACCTGT ACCTTCGAGCGCCTCCCTCGAAGAAGAATGGACaaccgccaccgccctcgcTGATAAACACTCTCGAACCCTACTCAGCATCGACTGCGCAGAACATCCAACCCACTGCGAAATCCAACCCTCCATgaccttcccctccatcttcctactccaagcaaacaaacccccaGTTAAATACCTCGGTCCCTTGCTATCCAAATCCTTGAATAACTTTCTGTCTCGGTCCACCCGTCTCCAGCCAACGCCCCTCACGCAGGTAGACGACCTTGCCAAGTTTAAAACCTCGGATGAAACAGTCTTTATTCTCTTTCTTCCCCGGCCGCAGGAGTTTGTTACCAGTGTATACGAAGACCTCGCCCAAAAGTACAAGAACGAGTTCACCTTTGGAactgtggtgggggttgatgaacTTCTCAAGAAGGAAAGGGTAGATTTGGAGTTGAaaggggtgctggtggtgtatAAACCCCTCGACGGCGAGACAGAAAAGCTTGACCTTACAACAGTCAActctggtgttgatgaggttgaaAAATT TATCAAAGAATCCTCCCGCCTCTCAATAACAGATCTCTCCCCCTGGAACCACCCCCGCCTTCTCGAG CTCCAAAAACCACTGGTCTACCTCTTCGCCCCGACCCCCTCCGCCCGTGACAACCTCCGCAGCCAGTACCTCCGTTTTGCAAAGGATTACTACCAGCAATTCGTCTCCATTCTTGTTGATCCTCACCTTTTTCCTGATCTCATGCCCCAGTTGGGGTTGCTTGACACGACAAGGTTCCCGGCGGGGGCTGTGCGTCTCGTGGCTGAAGATAAAATATATCCTTACCCTCAAACGGAAGAGATGacgttggggagggtgcaggggtgggggatgaggatttggcagggaggggttgaggcttGGGttcccggtggtggtgagaagaaAGGAGGGGATAGTGGGATTAGGATTCAGGGAAAGGTagggacgaagaggaaggttactgttggtggtgggggatgggggaaggggaagggcaagATTCCGACGATACCAGGGGTGAGGATTAATATTCctggggtgaggagggatgaGCTTTag
- a CDS encoding hypothetical protein (EggNog:ENOG503P4HJ; COG:S), with protein MSTTDTAPAEIPSQQQPIADLPSGDPIPSPSKPLTTPPNTLPLTTLLANLPSSTNLFLSRLEKCMSTPSGIDTVMLLLCYTSKLAASVLTSGHITTLLSKTSQPIARKTLVTLLAKRLNNLSALMSESRVILRLWALLGIYSWGRSIVSSPTTSITAKTLDYIRLVLCVLLQGLENGAYLSFRGVMGWSPEQQGRAYKWSARFWGAFVGIEIGKLLAERVGRKVQKKDGEEEKKEAREWKRKLAKSLAWAPLTVHWSVDGGLPGVTEGVVGLLASVPGVIQMEDLWETVTK; from the coding sequence ATGTCCACCACCGACACCGCCCCGGCCGaaatcccctcccaacaacaacccatcgCCGACCTCCCCTCAGGTGACccaatcccctccccctccaaaccgttgaccaccccccccaacaccctccccctaaccaccctcctcgccaacctcccctcctccacaaacttgttcctctcccgcctcgaGAAATGCATGTCCACCCCCTCAGGGATCGACACAgtgatgctgttgctgtgctACACCTCCAAACTCGCCGCCTCAGTCCTCACCTCTGGTCACataaccaccctcctctccaaaacctcccaacccatcgCCCGCAAAACCCTCGTCACTCTCCTCGCCAAAcgtctcaacaacctctcgGCGTTGATGTCCGAGTCAAGGGTTATCCTCCGCCTCTGGGCGCTATTGGGGATTTACTCCTGGGGCCGCTCCatcgtctcctcccccacgacatccatcaccgccaaaaCGCTGGATTATATCCGGCTTGTCCTCTGTGTTTTGCTTCAGGGGCTGGAGAACGGGGCGTACTTGAGTTtcaggggggtgatggggtggaGTCCGGAGCAGCAGGGGAGGGCGTACAAATGGTCGGCTAGGTTTTGGGGGGCGTTTGTCGGGATCGAGATTGGGAAATTGCTTGCTGAGCGGGTGGGCAGGAAGGTTCAGAAgaaggatggagaggaagagaagaaggaggcgagggagtggaagaggaagctggcCAAGAGTTTGGCTTGGGCGCCGTTGACGGTGCATTGGAgtgtggatggggggttgccgggggtgacggagggggtggtggggttgttggctaGTGTGCCGGGGGTGATTCAGATGGAGGATTTGTGGGAGACGGTGACGAAATAG